One part of the Parambassis ranga chromosome 8, fParRan2.1, whole genome shotgun sequence genome encodes these proteins:
- the ccdc97 gene encoding coiled-coil domain-containing protein 97 isoform X1, which yields MWGEIEPPVKTEPSRCESEDRNTEPSRCESEDRNTEPVGPDRTQRCPADTQVESTDVADVIEVVALSRSPVKSQQLGEAELTVEERREELRRQYQSRPLVFLERYHDCLKPQHLSAFAHVSADPRAQHYSKVIQTRAAGGTDRTRVRNQRYAALRALQKEGQYFSEEQMRLREPLLYEQYIGQYLTDEEVLERSQEAMLGGAQQGCSASGVATGGLAHLLLNSYQERLLQARLQEEQEREEGAQEEEEEDEEEEDHRARPKEPTVEEKALLREEFISQMYQHFLDGKDKDFNYSEVDENPDYDNLDIVSRDAEEHYFDDDDEDEEEEEEDDINMAESADLGLDTESAHSH from the exons ATGTGGGGAGAGATCGAACCTCCCGTTAAGACAGAACCAAGCCGGTGTGAAAGTGAAGACCGGAACACAGAACCGAGCCGGTGTGAGAGTGAAGACCGGAACACAGAACCAGTTGGACCGGACCGGACCCAGAGATGCCCCGCAGACACGCAG GTTGAGTCCACTGATGTGGCGGACGTGATCGAGGTGGTGGCCTTGAGCCGGAGCCCCGTGAAGAGTCAGCAGCTGGGAGAGGCCGAGCTGACCGTGGAGGAGCGCAGAGAGGAGCTGCGGAGACAGTACCAGAGCCGGCCGCTGGTGTTCCTGGAGAGGTACCAT gacTGCCTGAAGCCTCAGCACCTCTCAGCCTTTGCTCACGTCAGCGCTGACCCACGAGCTCAGCACTACAGTAAGGTGATCCAGACACGAGCTGCAGGCGGCACTGACCGGACCAGAGTCAGGAACCAGCGCTACGCTGCGCTCAGAGCTCTACAGAAAG aGGGTCAGTACTTCAGTGAGGAGCAGATGAGGCTGAGGGAGCCGCTGCTGTATGAACAGTACATTGGACAGTACCTGACTGATGAAGAG GTGCTGGAGCGCTCCCAGGAAGCCATGTTGGGTGGGGCACAGCAAGGATGCTCTGCATCAGGGGTTGCCACAGGAGGGCTCGCCCATCTCCTCCTCAACTCCTACCAGGAGCGACTCCTCCAGGCCCGCctccaggaggagcaggagagggaggagggcgcacaagaggaggaggaggaggacgaggaagaagaag ATCACAGAGCCCGGCCGAAGGAGCCCACGGTGGAGGAGAAGGCTCTGCTCAGGGAGGAGTTCATCAGTCAGATGTATCAGCACTTCTTAGATGGCAAAGACAAGGACTTCAACTACAG tgAGGTGGATGAGAACCCCGACTACGATAACTTGGACATCGTGAGCAGAGACGCAGAGGAACACtattttgatgatgatgatgaagatgaagaggaggaggaggaggacgacatCAATATGGCAGA GTCTGCAGACTTAGGGTTAGATACTGAATCCGCCCACAGCCACTAA
- the ccdc97 gene encoding coiled-coil domain-containing protein 97 isoform X2, with the protein MWGEIEPPVKTEPSRCESEDRNTEPSRCESEDRNTEPVGPDRTQRCPADTQVESTDVADVIEVVALSRSPVKSQQLGEAELTVEERREELRRQYQSRPLVFLERYHDCLKPQHLSAFAHVSADPRAQHYSKVIQTRAAGGTDRTRVRNQRYAALRALQKEGQYFSEEQMRLREPLLYEQYIGQYLTDEEVLERSQEAMLGGAQQGCSASGVATGGLAHLLLNSYQERLLQARLQEEQEREEGAQEEEEEDEEEEDHRARPKEPTVEEKALLREEFISQMYQHFLDGKDKDFNYSEVDENPDYDNLDIVSRDAEEHYFDDDDEDEEEEEEDDINMAE; encoded by the exons ATGTGGGGAGAGATCGAACCTCCCGTTAAGACAGAACCAAGCCGGTGTGAAAGTGAAGACCGGAACACAGAACCGAGCCGGTGTGAGAGTGAAGACCGGAACACAGAACCAGTTGGACCGGACCGGACCCAGAGATGCCCCGCAGACACGCAG GTTGAGTCCACTGATGTGGCGGACGTGATCGAGGTGGTGGCCTTGAGCCGGAGCCCCGTGAAGAGTCAGCAGCTGGGAGAGGCCGAGCTGACCGTGGAGGAGCGCAGAGAGGAGCTGCGGAGACAGTACCAGAGCCGGCCGCTGGTGTTCCTGGAGAGGTACCAT gacTGCCTGAAGCCTCAGCACCTCTCAGCCTTTGCTCACGTCAGCGCTGACCCACGAGCTCAGCACTACAGTAAGGTGATCCAGACACGAGCTGCAGGCGGCACTGACCGGACCAGAGTCAGGAACCAGCGCTACGCTGCGCTCAGAGCTCTACAGAAAG aGGGTCAGTACTTCAGTGAGGAGCAGATGAGGCTGAGGGAGCCGCTGCTGTATGAACAGTACATTGGACAGTACCTGACTGATGAAGAG GTGCTGGAGCGCTCCCAGGAAGCCATGTTGGGTGGGGCACAGCAAGGATGCTCTGCATCAGGGGTTGCCACAGGAGGGCTCGCCCATCTCCTCCTCAACTCCTACCAGGAGCGACTCCTCCAGGCCCGCctccaggaggagcaggagagggaggagggcgcacaagaggaggaggaggaggacgaggaagaagaag ATCACAGAGCCCGGCCGAAGGAGCCCACGGTGGAGGAGAAGGCTCTGCTCAGGGAGGAGTTCATCAGTCAGATGTATCAGCACTTCTTAGATGGCAAAGACAAGGACTTCAACTACAG tgAGGTGGATGAGAACCCCGACTACGATAACTTGGACATCGTGAGCAGAGACGCAGAGGAACACtattttgatgatgatgatgaagatgaagaggaggaggaggaggacgacatCAATATGGCAGAGTAG